The DNA window CGCGTCAACACCGTCACGCCGGGCTGGGTGATGACCCAGCGTCAGATCGACCTGTGGCTGGACGAAGCGGGCGAGCAGGATATCAAACGTAACCAGTGCATGCCTACGAAGCTGATGCCGCAGCATATCGCGTCGATGATTTTGTTCCTGGCCGCCGACGACGGCGCCATGTGCACCGCCCAGGAGTTCATCGTCGATGGAGGATGGGTATAAGAGTTGAAACACGTAGGGCGGATTAGCGCAGCGTAATCCGCCATACGCCGCCAATACAGCAACTAGCAAAGTAGCAGAAGCACAAACACAAGCAACACCGTTCGCCGCCCCGGAGACACCGCCCTTAGAGGCGGCGGGGCTAAATAACCCTAAAAAATTGGTGAGAACATGGTGAATAAATTTATCTCCGCAGTCGCGGTGGGCGCCACAGCCGCGTCGACCGCTTTCGCGGCTTCCCCCGGCGCGCTGACAAGTCCCGACCGTCATATCAGCGTCCAGCTGAACGAATCGCCCGGCAAACCCCTGACCTACACCGTCTCCCGCGACGGCAAGCCGGTGCTGCTGGCCTCCGAACTGGGGCTGCAACTGCAAGGCGCCGATCTGGCCGGCGCGCTGACGATCGCCGCGAGCTCCAAGGTCAGCACCGTCACCGACAAGTACCAGATGGCCACGGGTAAGAAGCGTGACATCATCTACAGCGCCAACGAACAAACCTTCTCCGTGCAGAACGCGCAGAAGCAGAAGATGGAAATCGTCTTCCGGGTGTCGAACGACGGCGTCGCGTTCCGCTACATCGTCGCCGAGCCGTCGCTGCCACGCAAAAAACTGATCCAGGAGCGCACCACGTTCGCGTTGCCGACGTCGGCCAAGGCCTGGTTGCAGCCGATCGCCGTCGCGCAGACCGGCTGGGGGCGGACCAATCCGTCCTACGAAGAACACTATCAGATGGACATCCCGGTCGGCACGGTTTCGCCGTCGCCGGCCGGCTGGGTATTTCCGGCGCTGTTCAAGGCCGGCGACAACTGGCTGGCCATCTCGGAAGCGGGCATGGACGGCAGCTTCCAGGGCTCGCGCCTGGCGCCGGATTCCAAGGGCGGAAAATACAGCATCGGCAATCCGATGAAGGAAGAGGTCTATCCCGATCGCGGCCTGATGGCCGATGTCGAAGGCACACTGACCTCGCCATGGCGCCTGATGGCGCTTGGCTCACTGTCGACGGTGGTTGGCTCGACGCTGGGCACCGACCTGGCCGCGCCGGCGATCGCCTTCGACAAGCAGCTGGTCAAGCCGGGCCACGCCTCCTGGAGCTGGGCGCTGCTGAAGGATGACGCCACCGTCTACGACGTGCAGAAGAAGTTCATCGACTACGCCGCCGACATGAAGTGGGACTACACCTTGGTGGACGCCGACTGGGACCGCAAGATCGGCTACGAGAAGATGAAGGAACTGGCCGACTACGCGGCGACCAAGAACGTCGGCGTGCTGGTTTGGTACAACTCGTCCGGCCCATGGAACTCGACCGAGTACTCGCCGAAGAGCAAGCTGCTGACGCACGAGCAGCGCGTGGCCGAGTTCAAGCGCCTGCGCCAGATGGGCATCAAGGGCGTGAAGATCGACTTCTTCAACGGCGACGCGCAATCGATGATGGCCTACTACGTCGATATGCTGAACGACGCGGCCGCCGCCGGCCTGCTGGTGAACTTCCACGGCTCGACCCTGCCGCGGGGCTGGACCCGCACCTGGCCCAACCTGATGACGATGGAGGCGGTGCGCGGCATGGAGTTCACCACCTTCGAACAGGCCGACGAGGACAAGATGCCGACCCACGCGGCGATGATGCCGTTCGCTCGCAACCTGTTCGACCCGATGGATTTCACGCCGATGGTGTTCGGCGACATACCCAAGATCAAGCGCACCAGCACCAACGGTTTTGAACTCGCCACGTCGGTGTTGTACGTCTCCGGCATCCAGCACTTCGCCGAGGTGCCGGAGGGGATGGCGACCGTGCCGGCCTACGTCAAGAGCTTCCTGCAGGAGCTGCCGCGCAGCTGGGACGACAGCCGCCTGGTCGACGGTTATCCCGGCAAATACGCGGTGGTCGCGCGCCGCGCAGGCGACACCTGGTATATCGCCGGTATCAACGCCACCGACTCCGATAAGGCGCTGACGCTGGACTTGTCCTTCGCCGGTGGCAAGCAGGGCACGATCATCGCCGACGGTGAAGGCGAACGGAGTTTTAGCCAGCGCAGCATCGCTGCAGGCAAAAAAGCAGCAGTAACCATCAAGCCGCATGGCGGCTTTGTGATAACAATAAAACAGTAAATGAGGAGATTGGCAAACATGAATCACATCAAACTTGGTGTCCTTACCCTGTGCATGATCGCTTCGGGTGCCGCCTTCGCGGCGCCGGTTGGCGTGACGATCGACACGACCAAGCCTGGTCCTGTCATCAACAAAAACATCTACGGCCAGTTCGCCGAGCACCTGGGTACCGGCATCTACGAAGGTATCTGGGTCGGTCCGAAGTCGAAGATCCCGAACGTCAATGGCTGGCGCAAGGACGTTGTCGGCGCCCTGAAGGCCATGCACGTGCCGCTGGTGCGTTGGCCGGGCGGCTGCTTCGCCGACGAATACCACTGGCGTGACGGTATCGGCGCGCGCGAGAAGCGTCCGGTCAAGGTCAACACCAACTGGGGCGGCGTGGAGGAAAACAACGCCGTCGGCACGCACGAATTCTTCGAACTGGCCGAGCAGCTGGGCGCCGAGACCTACGTCAACGGCAACCTGGGCACCGGCAGCGCGCAAGAGATGTCGGAATGGGTCGAGTACATGACCTCCGACAGCAAATCGACCCTGGCGGAACTGCGCCGCAAAAATGGCCGCGACAAGCCATTCAAGGTCGATTATTTCGCCATCGGTAACGAGGCCTGGGGCTGCGGCGGTAACATGTCGCCGCAACACTACGCGAACCTGTACAAGAACGTCGAGACCTTCCTGCGCGCGCCACCGCAGTATCGTCCGAAGATGATCGCCAGCGGCGGCAACGACCATGACCTGACCTGGACCGAAACCCTGAGCAAAGAGCTCAAGAAGCAAACCTACGGCATCAGCTTCCACTACTACACCATCCCGACCGGCCAGTGGGAAGTGAAGGGCATGGCGACCGGCTTCAAGGAAGACCAGTGGTTCTCGACCCTGTCCAACACGATCAAGATGGATGGCTTCATCAAGAACAATACGGCGGTGATGGACAAGTACGACCCTGAGAAGAAGTTGGGCTTCCTGGTCGACGAGTGGGGCACCTGGTACGACGTCGAGAAGGGCACCAACGCCGGCTTCCTGTTCCAGCAAAACACGCTGCGCGACGCGGTGGTGGCTGCGCTGAACTTCAACATCTTCCACGACCACGCCGACCGCGTGCGCATGACGAACATCGCGCAGATGGTCAACGTGCTGCAGGCGATGATCATCACCGACAAGGACAAGATGGTGCTGACGCCGACGTACCACGCGTTCCAGATGTATGTGCCGTTCCAGGACGCGACCTCGCTGCCGTTGAAGTTGACGAACAATCCGCAGTATTCGTACAACGGCAGCAGCATTCCGGAAATCAGCGCATCGGCGGCCCGCGCCAAGGACGGCAAGCTGTATCTGGCCCTGGTCAACACCAACCCGACCAAGGAAGCGGAAGTCGCCGTGGACGTGCCGGGTCAGGCCATCAAATCGGTCAACGGCCGTGTGCTGACGTCCGCCGCGATGGACACGCATAACACCTTCCAGTCGCCGGAAGCGATCAAACCGGCCCCGTTCAGCGCCACCGCCGGCGCCGACGGCAAGCTGACGGTCAAGATCCCGGCCAAGGCCGTTATCGTGGTCGCCGTGGAGTAAGCCAGTAGCCCCGCAAGGCCATGCCGCCGGCATGGCCTTGCACAGTGAATCCGAGGTTGTAAATGAAGTATATTTTTTCGACGATGGCTTTGGTGTTGGGCGTGGCCGGCCTGTCGGCCTGCACCGCCAAGGAAGTCAGCGTGCACGATCCTGTGATGGCCAAGGAAGGCGATACCTATTACGTCTTCAGTACGGGACCGGGGATCACTTTCTACAGTTCGACCAATATGAAGGACTGGAAGCCGGAAGGCCGCGTGTTCAAGGACCAGCCGTCATGGGCCAAACGCGCCGCGCCGACTTTCGACGGCCATATCTGGGCGCCGGATGTGCAGTTCCATAACGGTAAATATTATTTGTATTATTCCGTCTCCGGATTCGGTAAGAACACATCGGGAATAGGCGTCACGGTCAACAAGACGCTCAATCCCCGCTCGCCGGACTACCGGTGGGAAGACAAGGGCATGGTGTTGCAGTCGGTGCCGCTGCGCGACGACTGGAACGCCATCGATTCGAACATCATCGAAGATGAAAAGGGCGTGGCCTGGATGTCGTTCGGCTCCTTCTGGAGCGGACTGAAACTGGTCAAGCTGAACGACGCCTGGACCGGGTTGGCCGAGCCGCAGGAGTGGCACGCGATCGCCAGCCGGACCGCCAACGTCGATGCGCCGGCCGGCGCGGATGCCGGTCCGGGCGAGATCGAGGCGCCGTTCATCTTCAAGAAGAATGGCTACTACTATCTGTTCGCATCGTTCGGCCTGTGCTGCCGCAAGGGCGACAGCACCTACAACGTCGTCGTCGGCCGTTCGACATCGGTGACCGGGCCTTATGTGGACACAAAAGGCGTGGATATGATGAAGGGCGGCGGTTCGCTGCTGATTGCCGGCGACAAGGACTGGAAGGGCCTTGGCCACAACAGCGCTTATACGATGGACGGCAAGGACTACCTGGTGCTGCACGCCTACGAGACCGCCGACAACTACCTGCAAAAGCTGAAAATCATGGAAATGAAATGGGATGCGAATGGGTGGCCGACGGTTGACCAGGCCGACTTGAACAAGTACCGCAGCACGCAGCTGCCCCTCAAATAATGGCAGCGGCCACCCACAAGCCGGCACGCCGGCGCACCTTGCGCTACGCGGCCAGCGCGATGGCTGCGGCGGCGGTTCCGCCGATGGCCGGCGCCGCGACGCGTGCAGCCGCCACCGCACCGGTAGCCGACAAGGCTCCGCTGCGCCTGTTCCCACTGTCGGCGGTGCGCCTCACGGCAAGCCCCTTCCTGGAAGCCCAGCAAACGGACCTGCGCTACATCATGGCGCTGAACCCGGACCGCCTGCTCTCGCCGTTCCTGCGCGAAGCCGGCCTGACGCCGAAAGAGGCCACCTACGGCAACTGGGAATCGACAGGGCTGGATGGCCACATGGGCGGCCACTATCTGACCGCGCTGTCATTGATGTTCGCCGCCACCGGCGATGAGGAAGTTTTGAAGCGCCTGAATTACTGTGTGGCGGAACTCAAGCGCTGTCAGGCGAGCAACGGCGACGGCTACATCGGCGGCGTGCCGGGTGGCGAGGCCGCGTGGCGCGATATCGCGCAAGGCAAACTCCAGGCCGACGGTTTCTCCGTCAACGGCAAATGGGTCCCCTGGTACAACCTGCACAAGCTATACGCCGGCCTGCGCGACGCCTACGTCTACGCCGGCAATCAGGACGCGCGCGCGATGCTGATCGCGCTATGCGACTGGACGGTGGGACTGATCTCGCACCTGAGCGAAGAACAGATGCAAAACATGCTGCGCTGCGAACATGGCGGCATGAACGAAGTGCTGGCCGATGTCTCCGAGATGACCGGTCAGAAGAAATACATGGACCTGGCGATCCGCTTCTCGCACCAGGCCATCCTGCGCCCGCTGGAGGATGGCAAGGACCAGTTGACCGGCCTGCACGCCAACACCCAAATCCCGAAAGTGATTGGCTTCAAGCGCATCGGCGACATCACCGGCCGGCCCGACTGGCAAAAAGCCGCGCAGTTCTTCTGGCAAACCGTGCACGATCACCGCACCGTCGCCATCGGCGGCAATAGCGTCAAGGAGCACTTCCACGATCAGAATGACTTCTCGTCCATGATCGAGGAGGTCGAAGGCCCCGAGACCTGCAATACCTACAATATGCTCAAGCTCACCGGGTTGCTGTTCCTCGGCGACGCCAAGGGCAGCTACGCCGACTACTACGAGCGCGCGTTGTACAACCACATCCTGGGATCTCAGCGTCCGCACAGCGGCGGCTTTGTCTACTTCACGCCGATGCGGCCGAACCACTACCGCGTTTATTCGCAGCCGCAGCAGGGCATGTGGTGCTGCGTGGGCTCTGGCCTGGAGAGCCACGCCAAGTACGGCGAGTTCATTTACGCGCATCGGGGCGACAACCTGTATGTCAACCTGTTCATCCCTTCGACCTTGAACTGGCGCGAGCAGGGCGTATCCCTCCGCCAGTCCAACCGCTTCCCGGATGAAGGCAGCAGCACCATCACCGTCAAGGGCAACAAGACCTTCACCTTGAAGATCCGTTATCCGGAATGGGTGGCGCCGGGGGCGCTGCGCGTCTCCGTCAATGGCAAGCAGGTCGCGGCCAGCATCGGCGCCGACCGCTATGTCAGCGTCCGCCGCCAATGGCGCGACGGCGACAGGGTCGATATCGCCCTGCCGATGAAAACCCGGCTCGAACAGATGCCGGACAAGTCCAATTACTATGCCGTGCTGCACGGCCCCGTGGTGCTGGCGGCGAAGACCAATCCCTTCCCGGACGAGAAACTGGATTTCCTGGCCGACGACTCGCGTATGGGCCATATCGCCTCGGGGCCGGTCAGCCCGTTGCAGGCTTCCCCTGTGCTGGTCGACGACAGCCCGGCGTTCGAAGGCCGTTTCAAACCGGTGTCGGGCAGGCCGCTGACGTTTGTCGCCCCTGGACTGGTGGAGGGCAAGGATGGCAAGCAAGCCACCACCTTTGTGCCGTTCTTCCGGGTGCACGAATCGCGCTACATGGTTTATTGGCCGTATTCGACCGCGGCGGATCTGGCGGCCACGCGCGCCAAAGCCGCCGAGGACGAGAAGGCGCGGCTTGAATTGGACGCGCGCACCATCGACCAGGTGGCGCCGGGCGAACAGCAGCCGGAGTCGGACCACTTCTTCAAGGCCGAAGGCGGGGAATCCGGTCTGGCCAAGGGACGTCACTGGCGGCATGCGACCAACTGGTTCAGCTACGACCTGACCGACAAGAAGTCCGAAGCGCGCGCCTTGCGCCTGACATATTCGAAAGGGGATGCCGGCCGCAGGTTCGATATCCTGATCAACGGGCAGTTGCTGGCCGAGGTGAAGCTGGACGCCACGGCGCCGCAGGAGCTCTATGCCGTGGATTACCCGATTCCGCCGGCGCTGGTCGCGGCGGCGGGTGGAAAACTGGTGGTGAAATTTGTGGCCCGCAGCGGCTCCGTGGCCGGTGGGCTGTATGGCCTGCGCCTGCTGCGATGAGCAATTACCTGGCACTGCAAACCGATATCGAAACCGATATCGTACTTGACCAAAATATCATTGGATAGATATTTGTGTTTCTCATAGTATATGATCGATAAAACCATAAAAATCTAATCCGGAGACCTTGCTATGACATGCAATCGCAGAACCGTACTCAAAGCCGGCGTAGCTGCCGCTATCGTCGCCGCCTTCGGTAACGTCGGCCCGGCCTTCGCCGCCAAACCGCTGGTCATCGGCTTCTCGCAAGTCGGCGCCGAAAGCGAATGGCGCACCGCCAATACCGTCTCGATCAAGGACGCGGCCAAGAAGGAGGGCATCACCCTCAAATTCGCCGACGCCCAGCAGCGCCAGGAAAACCAGGTCAAGGCGATCCGCTCGTTCATCGCCCAGCGCGTCGATATCATCGCCTTCTCGCCGGTGGTGGAATCGGGTTGGGATACCGTTCTGCGCGAAGCGAAGGCAGCGAAAATTCCTGTCATCCTGACCGACCGCGCCGTCAATGTCACCGATCCGTCGTTGTATGTGACCTTCATCGGTTCCGATTTCGTCGAGGAAGGCCGCCTGGCCGCCCGCTGGCTGCTGGAACGCGCCAAGAAGACGCCAGACGCCACCTTCAACATCGTCGAACTGCAGGGCACCGTCGGCTCCGCGCCGGCGATTGATCGCCAGAAGGGCTTCGCCGAAGTCATCGCCGCCAATCCGAAGCTGAAGATCATCCGCTCGCAGACCGGCGACTTCACGCGCACCAAGGGCAAGGAAGTGATGGAAGCCTTCCTCAAGGCCGAGGGCAAGAAGATCAACGTGCTGTACGCGCACAACGACGACATGGCCATCGGCGCGATCCAGGCGATCGAGGAAGCCGGCATGAAGCCGGGCAAGGACATCCTTGTGATCTCGATCGACGGCGTGCGCGGCGCCTTCCAGGCGATGGTCGCCGGGAAGATGAACGTGACCGTCGAATGCAATCCGCTGTTCGGCCCACAGCTGATGCAGATCGCGCGCGACGTCGCCGCCAACAAGCCGGTACCCAAGCGCATTACGGTGCAAGAGGGCGTGTTCCCGGCCGAGGTGGCGGCCAAGGAATTCCCGAACCGCAAATACTGATAGCCTCCCGCGATGAGTACATTAGCGCAAGCCGCGTCTTCGACAGCGCCGGTGCTGGAGCTGCGCGGCATCAGCAAAGCCTTCCCCGGCGTCCAGGCCCTGAGCAACGTGGCGCTGAACCTGTATCCGGGCGAGGTTCACACGTTGATGGGGCAGAACGGCGCCGGAAAATCGACCCTGATCAAGGTGCTGACCGGCGTGTATGCGCCGGATCAGGGCGAGATCCTGCTCGATGGCCAGGCGATCTACCCGACGTCGACCCTCGATGCGCAGAACCTTGGCATCAGCACCGTCTACCAGGAAGTGAACCTGTGCCCGAACCTGTCGGTGGCCGAGAATATCTTCATCGGCCGCTATCCGCGCAAGTTCGGCGGCATCGACTGGCGCGGCATGCAGCAGCAGGCGGTCGAGCTGCTGGAGCGGATGCAGATCCGCATCGACGTGACCATGCCGTTGGCGCACTATCCGCTGGCGATCCAGCAGATGGTGGCGATTTCGCGCGCGTTGCTGGTGTCCGCCAAGGTGCTGATCCTCGACGAGCCGACGTCCAGTCTCGATGAGAAGGAAGTCGATCTGCTGTTCAGCGTTCTGCGCGGCCTGCGCGAGCAGGGCATGTCGATTTTGTTCGTCACCCACTTCCTCGACCAGACCTACGCCATCTCCGACCGCATCACCGTGATGCGCAACGGCGAGCGGGAAGGGGAGTACGCCTGCGCCGATCTGTCGCGGCTTGAATTGGTGAATAAAATGGTCGGCGCGCCGGCCGCCGCCGCGCCGGACGCCGCACCCGTGTCGCCGGCCGCAAACGATGACGCGGTCGCCGCCGCGCCATCGAAACTCAAGGCTTTCCTCAGCGCGCGTGGCCTCGGCCGCAAAGGCGCGCTGGCGCCGATGGATATCGAGATGCGCGAGGGCGAGCTGCTTGGCCTGGCCGGTTTGCTCGGCTCCGGCCGCACGGAGGCGGCGCGCCTGCTGTTCGGCGCCGACAAGGCCGACAGCGGCGCCATCACCATCGATGGCAAGGAGCATAGCTTCAATTCGCCGCGCGACGCCATCGCCGCCGGCATCGGTTTCTGTTCCGAGGACCGCAAGCACGAAGGCGCTATCCTCGACCTGTCCGTGCGCGAGAATGTCATTTTGGCTTTGCAAGCCCGCATGGGGTTGACCCGCGCGATCCCGCTCAAACGCCAGCAGCAACTGGCGGAAGAATATGTCAAGGCGCTCGGCATCAAGACCGCCAGCATCGAGACGCCTATCGGCACGCTCTCCGGCGGCAACCAGCAGAAGGTGTTGTTGGCGCGCTGGCTGGCGACGGAACCGAAAATGCTGATCCTGGACGAGCCTACGCGCGGCATCGACGTGCGCGCCAAGCAGGAGATCATGGATTACGTGGTCAAATTGTGCCGCAAGGGCATGTCGATCCTGTTCATCTCGTCCGAGCTGCCGGAGGTGCTGCGTTGCAGCGATCGTATCGTCGTCATGCGCGACCGTAAAGCCGGTGGCGAGTATCCGCGTGGAGCGCTTGATGAAACCTCGGTGCTGCACGTGATCGCGGCCGAAGGGGCGCACGCAAAATGAGCGAAATGAAAATGAGCATAGTGCGGCATCCACTTTTCCGGCCGCTGGCGGCGCTGGCGATCCTGCTGCTGATCGACCTGCTGCTGATCCCCGGCTTCTTCCACATCGAGATCAAGGACGGCCACCTTTACGGCAGCTTGATCGATATCGCCAACCGCGCGGCGCCGCTGGCACTCGCCGCCATCGGCATGACCCTGGTCATCGCCACGCGCGGCATCGACATCTCGGTCGGCGCGGTGGTCGCCATCAGCGGTACGGTCGCCTCGATGCTGATCGGCGGCACCATGGTGATGAACAACGGCGTGCCCGAATACGTCGCTAATACGCCGATGGTGTGGGCGCTGTGCGCCGCCATGGGCGCGGCGCTGCTGTGCGGCGCCTGGAACGGCGTATTGGTCGCGGGCCTCGGCCTGCAACCCATCGTCGCCACCTTGATCCTGATGGTGGCGGGGCGTGGCCTGGCGCAGTTGCTGACGGACGGCCAGATCGTCACCGTCTACTACGAGCCGTTCTTCTTCCTCGGCAGCGGCTATCTGTTTGGCCTGCCGTTCTCGCTGTACATCGTCGCCGCCGTCTTCGTCGTGACGTTCCTGTTGATGCGCAAGACGGCGCTCGGCCTGTTCATCCAGTCGGTCGGCATCAACCCGGTGGCCGCGCGCCTGGCCGGCTTGAAGACCGCCACCCTGATCTTCTTCGTCTACCTGTTCTGCAGCGCCTGCGCGGGCCTGTCCGGCCTGATGATCAGCGCGAACATCAAGAGCGCGGACGCCAACAACGCCGGCCTGCTGTTGGAACTGGACGCGATCCTGGCGGTGACCCTGGGCGGCACCTCGCTGGCGGGCGGTAAATTCAGCCTGGCCGGCAGCGTGATCGGCGCCTTGATCATTCAGACGCTGACCTACACCATCTACTCGCTCGGCCTGCCGCCGGAAGTGAACATGGTCGTCAAATCGGTGGTCGTGTTCCTGGTCTGTATTTCACAGTCGGCCGAGTTCAAAAACATGTGGCGCCGCGTCTTCCCGGCCCGCTCGAAAGGAATCGCAGCATGAGCGCAACCGTCATGAGCGGCGCCGTCGCCGGCGCCAAGCCTTCCCACCCGCGCGGCCTGACCTCTTCGCCGTATTTCACCTCGCTGGTGACGGTGATGCTGCTGGCGGTGCTGCTGGTGGCCGGCGGCGCCGCCTATCCGGGTTTCCTGTCGCTGCAGGTGATGTTCAACCTGTTGATCGACAACGCCTTCCTGCTGGTGATCGCCATCGGCATGAGCTTTGTGATCCTCTCGGGCGGCATCGACCTGTCGGTCGGCTCGGTGCTGGCGCTGACGACAATGGTGTCGGCCTGGCTGCTGCAAACATGGCACGTGCCGCCGCTGCTGGTGATCGCCATCTCACTAGTGATGGGCGCCGGCTTCGGCGCGGCCATGGGCGCCATCATCCATTATTTCAAGCTGCAACCGTTCATCGTCACCTTGGCCGGCATGTTCCTGGCGCGCGGGCTGTGCTACCTGATCAGCATTAACTCGATCACCATCGAGGACCCGTTCTTCGTCGCCATGTCGCAGACGCAGGTGCCGGTGCTGGGCGGTTTCCTGTCGCCGGGCGCGCTGATCGCGCTGGCGATGCTGGCCGTCGCCATCTATGTCGCTCACTGCACGCCGTTCGGCCGCGCCATCTACGCCGTCGGCGGCAACGAGCAGTCGGCGCTGATGATGGGACTGCGCGTGGCGCGCACCAAGGTCCTGATCTACGCGTTCAGCGGCTTTTGCGCGGCGCTGGCCGGCGTGCTGTTCTCGTTCTATATGCTGTCCGGTTACGGCCTGCATGCGCAGGGCACGGAGCTGGACGCCATCGCGGCGGTCGTCATCGGCGGCACCTTGCTGACCGGCGGCTACGGCTATGTCGCCGGCGCGCTGTCCGGCGTGCTGGTGCTCGGGACCATCCAAACGCTGATCGCCTTCGACGGCACCCTCAGCTCGTGGTGGACCAAGATCGTCATCGGCGGTCTGCTGTTTGTATTCTGCGTCGTGCAGCGCCTGATGGCGATTGGCGCGACCGCAAAAAAATAAGATCAACCTGGAGAGAGCTTTGAAAACGAAACTGATGAAATTTGCCGCTATCGCAGCGGCGGGGATGGCTTTTGCCGCGATAAACAGCGCAAACAGCGCGCAGGCGGCCAATCCGATGTTCCCGAAACTGTTCACGGCCGATCCGTCGGCGTACGTCGACGGTGGCACGGTCTACCTGTACGTGGGCATCGACAGCGCCTCGGTCAAGGACAAGGACTACGTGATGAAGGAATGGCGCGTCTACAGCAGCTGCGACATGAAGAACTGGAAGGATCTCGGCTCGCCGCTCAAACCGTCCGCCTTCAAATGGGCCATCGGCAAAGTGGACGCCTGGGCCGCCGACGTCACCAAGCGCAATGGTAAATACTACTTCTATTCGACGGTCGATCATGCGACCATCCCCGGCCGCGCCATCGGCGTGGCGGTGTCCGACAAGCCGGAAGGCCCGTTCGTCGACGCGCGCGGTTCGGCGCTGGTCACCAACAACATGACCCTCGAAGCGCCGATCGCATGGGACGACATCGATCCG is part of the Oxalobacteraceae bacterium OTU3CAMAD1 genome and encodes:
- a CDS encoding sugar ABC transporter ATP-binding protein; the encoded protein is MSTLAQAASSTAPVLELRGISKAFPGVQALSNVALNLYPGEVHTLMGQNGAGKSTLIKVLTGVYAPDQGEILLDGQAIYPTSTLDAQNLGISTVYQEVNLCPNLSVAENIFIGRYPRKFGGIDWRGMQQQAVELLERMQIRIDVTMPLAHYPLAIQQMVAISRALLVSAKVLILDEPTSSLDEKEVDLLFSVLRGLREQGMSILFVTHFLDQTYAISDRITVMRNGEREGEYACADLSRLELVNKMVGAPAAAAPDAAPVSPAANDDAVAAAPSKLKAFLSARGLGRKGALAPMDIEMREGELLGLAGLLGSGRTEAARLLFGADKADSGAITIDGKEHSFNSPRDAIAAGIGFCSEDRKHEGAILDLSVRENVILALQARMGLTRAIPLKRQQQLAEEYVKALGIKTASIETPIGTLSGGNQQKVLLARWLATEPKMLILDEPTRGIDVRAKQEIMDYVVKLCRKGMSILFISSELPEVLRCSDRIVVMRDRKAGGEYPRGALDETSVLHVIAAEGAHAK
- a CDS encoding ABC transporter permease; this translates as MSIVRHPLFRPLAALAILLLIDLLLIPGFFHIEIKDGHLYGSLIDIANRAAPLALAAIGMTLVIATRGIDISVGAVVAISGTVASMLIGGTMVMNNGVPEYVANTPMVWALCAAMGAALLCGAWNGVLVAGLGLQPIVATLILMVAGRGLAQLLTDGQIVTVYYEPFFFLGSGYLFGLPFSLYIVAAVFVVTFLLMRKTALGLFIQSVGINPVAARLAGLKTATLIFFVYLFCSACAGLSGLMISANIKSADANNAGLLLELDAILAVTLGGTSLAGGKFSLAGSVIGALIIQTLTYTIYSLGLPPEVNMVVKSVVVFLVCISQSAEFKNMWRRVFPARSKGIAA
- the yjfF gene encoding sugar ABC transporter permease YjfF, producing MSGAVAGAKPSHPRGLTSSPYFTSLVTVMLLAVLLVAGGAAYPGFLSLQVMFNLLIDNAFLLVIAIGMSFVILSGGIDLSVGSVLALTTMVSAWLLQTWHVPPLLVIAISLVMGAGFGAAMGAIIHYFKLQPFIVTLAGMFLARGLCYLISINSITIEDPFFVAMSQTQVPVLGGFLSPGALIALAMLAVAIYVAHCTPFGRAIYAVGGNEQSALMMGLRVARTKVLIYAFSGFCAALAGVLFSFYMLSGYGLHAQGTELDAIAAVVIGGTLLTGGYGYVAGALSGVLVLGTIQTLIAFDGTLSSWWTKIVIGGLLFVFCVVQRLMAIGATAKK
- a CDS encoding glycoside hydrolase family 43 protein translates to MKFAAIAAAGMAFAAINSANSAQAANPMFPKLFTADPSAYVDGGTVYLYVGIDSASVKDKDYVMKEWRVYSSCDMKNWKDLGSPLKPSAFKWAIGKVDAWAADVTKRNGKYYFYSTVDHATIPGRAIGVAVSDKPEGPFVDARGSALVTNNMTLEAPIAWDDIDPGVFVDDDGQAYLYWGNTVLKYAKLKPNMTEFDGPIHTVGMDRFTEAPYMHKHKGVYYLSYSRDFPETTAYMMSNSPIGPWKFGGVIMEKNAKVKTIHQAIVEFNGKNYIFYHNDKLPTGGEYRRSVAVEEFQYNADGTIPFIKQTKEGPAANPSSACK